A genomic region of Choristoneura fumiferana chromosome 17, NRCan_CFum_1, whole genome shotgun sequence contains the following coding sequences:
- the ksr gene encoding kinase suppressor of ras → MEAESGCEIKRARDAVEMVETIQSMIDVSADRLEGLRTQCSTSAELTQQEIRTLEGKLLKHFSRQLVIKARFEDELQRALGDVPCLPQWLRVVGLSAEAIQAVCNRVSTLESLRERSDHELRAFLANARDEEVKRLCRAMHRLRTYTDALARGEAAAEMQLYWDSWERHARGSPRGRARHPRGSVPSEPDHATPRKSGKSPTTPVSKRKQNSHLPAPASLTKSRSHESQLSVKPDASDLSDNSQSSAAGAADAESGPAAESPPASPHEPDPARARTRTPRSATRITITPVEAALGAAPRSPRTPVGRCMAHDIAHRFAKTFNMIATCDYCDKQMLFGSGLKCKECKFKCHRDCESKVPPSCGLPPEFVNAFKEKVHKDGGYIGCGSPGGGGAGRGSFLSSLAHRPRRRHAPPMPTPYPGGVDSSSNTSSCNSSTPSSPAPGAPHALAAHPPHAPHAPHAPHHVLKQQFHFPEVKTPVSSPNHVAASSPARGHDHKDDLTFSVKSEGSRVSLSGSGSTDSGGPARADSLDAAKHDDNRWPRQNSLSMKEWDIPYDELKLFEVIGTGRFGTVYRGSWHGAVAVKLLHVQALSDHAKPLDTFKHEVATFRKTRHENLVLFMGACMKPPRLAIVTSLCKGMTLHTHIHLRKDKFNANKSVLVAQQISQGMGYLHARGIVHKDLKTKNIFLENGKVVITDFGLFSVTKLCFGNNARGDSLGIPPGWLCYLAPELVRALRPHASLHLPFSKATDVYAFGTVWYELLCGDYPFKGQPPEAVIWQVGRGVKQALTNMHASKDIKDILMVCWAYRPQERPDFASLLATLEKLPRKRLARSPSHPVHLSRSADSVF, encoded by the exons GGTAAACTCCTGAAGCACTTCTCGCGGCAGCTGGTGATCAAGGCGCGCTTCGAGGATGAGCTGCAGCGGGCGCTCGGGGACGTGCCGTGCCTGCCGCAGTGGTTGCGCGTCGTTGGGCTCAGCGCTGAGGCTATCCAG GCGGTATGCAATCGCGTGTCGACGCTGGAGTCGCTGCGCGAGCGCTCCGACCATGAGTTACGCGCGTTCCTGGCCAACGCGCGCGACGAGGAGGTCAAGCGACTGTGTCGCGCCATGCACCGTCTGCGGACCTACACCG ACGCCCTAGCGAGGGGCGAGGCGGCGGCAGAGATGCAGCTGTACTGGGACTCGTGGGAGCGGCACGCGCGCGGCTCGCCGCGGGGACGCGCGCGGCACCCGCGCGGCTCCGTGCCCAGCGAGCCCGACCACGCCACGCCAAGGAAGA GCGGCAAATCCCCCACGACGCCGGTCAGCAAGCGCAAGCAAAACTCGCACTTGCCGGCGCCGGCGTCGCTCACCAAGTCGCGCTCGCACGAATCGCAACTTTCCGTCAAACCCGATGCTTCCGATCTGAG CGACAACAGCCAGTCgtcggcggcgggggcggcggacGCGGAGAGCGGCCCGGCGGCGGAGTCCCCGCCCGCGTCGCCGCACGAGCCCGACCCCGCCCGCGCTCGCACCCGCACACCCCGCTCCGCGACCCGCATAACAATCACACC cgtggaa GCGGCGCTGGGCGcggcgccgcgctcgccgcgcACGCCCGTGGGCCGCTGCATGGCGCACGACATCGCGCACCGCTTCGCCAAGACGTTCAACATGATCGCCACCTGCGACTACTGCGACAAACAGATGCTCTTCGGCTCGGGCCTCAAGTGCAAGGAGTGCAAGTTCAAGTGCCACAG AGACTGCGAAAGTAAAGTTCCTCCGTCGTGCGGTTTACCGCCCGAGTTCGTTAACGCTTTTAAAGAGAAAGTTCACAAAGACG GCGGCTACATCGGGTGCGGGTCGCCGGGTGGCGGGGGCGCGGGGCGTGGATCCTTCCTGTCGTCGCTGGCGCACCGGCCGCGGCGTCGCCACGCCCCGCCCATGCCGACGCCCTATCCG GGCGGCGTGGACTCGTCGTCGAACACGTCGTCGTGCAACAGCTCGACGCCGTCGTCGCCGGCGCCGGGCGCGCCGCACGCGCTCGCcgcgcacccgccgcacgcgccgcacgcgccgcacgcgccgcaccACGTGCTCAAACAACAGTTCCATTTCCCTG AAGTGAAGACGCCTGTGTCGAGCCCTAACCACGTGGCGGCGTCGTCGCCGGCGCGCGGGCACGACCACAAAGATGACCTCACCTTTAGCGTCAAAAGTG AAGGGTCGCGGGTGTCGCTCAGCGGGTCGGGCTCCACCGACAGCGGCGGGCCGGCGCGCGCGGACTCGCTCGACGCAGCCAAACACGACGACAACCGGTGGCCGCGGCAGAACAGC CTGTCTATGAAAGAATGGGACATCCCGTACGACGAGCTGAAGTTGTTCGAGGTGATCGGCACGGGCCGGTTCGGCACCGTGTACCGCGGCAGCTGGCACGGCGCCGTCGCCGTCAAACTGTTGCACGTGCAGGCGTTAAGCGACCACGCCAAGCCGCTGGACACCTTCAAGCACGAG GTGGCGACATTCCGTAAGACGCGTCACGAGAACCTGGTGCTGTTCATGGGCGCGTGCATGAAGCCGCCCCGGCTGGCCATCGTGACGTCACTCTGCAAGGGGATGACTCTCCACACGCACATCCACCTGCGCAAAGACAAGTTTAATGCCAACAAGAGCGTGCTCGTCGCGCAGCAGATCTCGCAG GGTATGGGCTACTTACACGCGCGCGGCATCGTGCACAAGGACCTAAAGACTAAAAATATATTCCTCGAGAACGGGAAAGTTGTCATCACTGACTTCGGCCTCTTCAGCGTCACAAAACTCTGCTTTGGAAACAA CGCGCGAGGGGACAGTTTAGGCATCCCTCCAGGCTGGCTCTGCTACTTGGCGCCTGAGTTGGTGCGGGCGTTGCGACCGCACGCCTCGCTCCACCTGCCTTTCAGTAAGGCCACCGACGTGTATGCCTTCGG CACGGTGTGGTACGAGCTGCTGTGCGGCGACTACCCGTTCAAGGGGCAGCCGCCGGAGGCCGTCATCTGGCAGGTGGGCCGCGGGGTCAAGCAGGCGCTGACCAACATGCACGCCTCCAAGGATATCAAG GACATCCTAATGGTCTGCTGGGCGTACCGGCCGCAGGAACGGCCAGACTTCGCTTCGCTCCTCGCCACGCTGGAAAAGCTGCCGCGCAAGCGTCTCGCTCGCTCGCCCTCGCACCCGGTGCACCTGTCCCGCTCCGCCGACTCCGTGTTCTGA
- the Rrp40 gene encoding exosome complex component Rrp40, with product MKVSVGDVVLPGDYCEDITTVGEKSKVILGPGLGRELDKVYMTKAGVLKKRSPNTFWVDSHQKRYVPARGENVIGVVVQKAGDIFRVDVGGSCPASLSYLSFEGATKKNRPEVQVGDIVYAKTLVASKDMEPELVCVDSHGTKGRMGVLTDGFVFKCSLNLVRKILNPSCPLLESIKNEWPFELAAGMNGKIWIKANTMRETIAVGNAILGCEYLDNQEIKTLCSNITSTLAGHIS from the coding sequence ATGAAAGTATCTGTAGGCGACGTAGTGTTACCAGGTGATTACTGTGAAGATATAACAACAGTAGGTGAGAAAAGCAAGGTTATACTCGGCCCGGGCCTTGGGCGAGAACTGGACAAAGTTTACATGACAAAAGCCGGCGTTCTCAAGAAACGAAGCCCCAATACTTTCTGGGTTGATAGCCATCAGAAGCGGTATGTTCCAGCAAGAGGGGAAAACGTCATAGGCGTCGTCGTTCAGAAAGCTGGGGACATTTTCAGAGTTGATGTCGGAGGCAGTTGCCCGGCGTCGCTTTCCTACTTGTCGTTTGAAGGTGCGACGAAGAAAAACCGGCCGGAAGTGCAGGTCGGAGACATTGTGTATGCGAAAACATTAGTAGCCAGTAAAGACATGGAACCTGAGCTTGTTTGCGTCGACTCGCACGGAACTAAGGGTCGTATGGGTGTCCTTACTGACGGTTTCGTCTTCAAATGTTCGCTAAATCTTGTGCGGAAGATCCTAAACCCAAGTTGTCCCTTATTGGAgtcaataaaaaatgaatggCCTTTTGAACTGGCTGCTGGAATGAATGGGAAGATCTGGATAAAAGCCAACACTATGAGGGAGACAATTGCAGTAGGAAACGCCATCCTGGGCTGCGAATACTTGGACAACCAGGAAATCAAAACCTTGTGTAGTAATATTACTAGTACCCTGGCTGGTCACATTTCATAG
- the Rtc1 gene encoding RNA terminal phosphate cyclase 1: MPATVQNDALVYKGSNFLRQRLLLSTLSGRSVKIEEIRSTHNDPGLREYEVSLIRLLDKVTNGTRVELSETGTSLFYQPGILIGGQVTHSCSTQRGIGYYLEILLALGPFCKEPLNAVLQGVTHHDLDVSVDKVKTAALPVLLKFILVDDGLELKVVRRGAPPLGGGEVVFRCPVRRHLRPLQWSSWGLVKRIRGIVYALRVSPTMANRVVEAAKGVMLKFLPDVYINTDQCRGPNAGKSPGFGVSLVAETNEKTFYCSEAKSPEAGSGESALPEDIGRECAQRLLDEIYRGGCVDSGCQWLLALWMALGQKDVSECVVGPLSDYTIGFLQHLKEFFGVMFKLEVLRTDDDDSDDEAAPAQRVKMTCVGIGYVNMSKRTM; encoded by the exons ATGCCAGCTACCGTGCAAAACGACGCTCTTGTGTACAAAGGAAGTAATTTTCTTAGACAACGATTACTACTTTCGACTCTAAGCGGTCGCTCAGTGAAGATCGAAGAAATTCGGAGTACACATAATGACCCTGGGTTGAGGGAGTACGAGGTTAGCTTGATACGGCTTCTGGATAAAGTGACGAATGGGACCAGAGTAGAGCTAAGCGAGACGGGCACATCGCTGTTTTACCAACCGGGTATTTTGATCGGAGGGCAGGTTACCCACAGCTGCAGTACACAGAGAGGCATAG GTTATTACTTAGAAATACTATTAGCACTAGGTCCATTCTGTAAGGAGCCACTGAATGCAGTGCTACAGGGTGTGACTCACCACGATTTAGATGTGTCGGTCGACAAAGTGAAGACTGCAGCGTTACCAGTGCTGCTCAAATTCATATTGGTTGATGATGGGTTGGAACTGAAGGTAGTACGAAGAG GTGCCCCTCCGCTGGGCGGTGGTGAAGTGGTGTTCCGTTGCCCAGTGCGTCGCCATCTGCGCCCGCTGCAGTGGTCTAGCTGGGGGCTCGTTAAGAGAATCCGGGGTATTGTGTACGCCCTGAGAGTCTCGCCTACTATGGCCAACAGGGTCGTCGAGGCTGCTAAAGGG GTGATGCTGAAGTTCCTTCCGGACGTGTACATCAACACGGACCAGTGCCGTGGCCCGAACGCCGGCAAGAGCCCCGGTTTCGGCGTCAGCCTCGTTGCGGAGACCAACGAGAAGACTTTCTACTGCTCTGAAGCA AAATCCCCAGAAGCGGGCAGCGGCGAGTCAGCGCTCCCGGAGGACATAGGGCGGGAGTGCGCGCAAAGGCTGCTGGACGAGATATACCGCGGCGGCTGCGTTGACTCCGGCTGCCAGTGGCTGCTCGCGCTGTGGATGGCACTCGGACAGAAGGACGTCAGCGAGTGTGTG GTGGGCCCTCTCTCCGACTACACCATAGGCTTCCTTCAACACCTCAAGGAGTTCTTCGGCGTGATGTTCAAGCTGGAGGTGCTCCGGACTGATGACGACGACTCCGACGACgaggcggcgccggcgcagcgcgtCAAGATGACTTGCGTGGGCATAGGATACGTCAATATGAGTAAAAGGACTATGTGA